Proteins from one Plasmodium cynomolgi strain B DNA, chromosome 10, whole genome shotgun sequence genomic window:
- a CDS encoding hypothetical protein (putative): MYLFKKAKDSIVNSLQYDKASPLMRLSGVCKGILRATFLVSFALLSLTVLAMYLERNFFANRDLLKALAVESLILCLLSLTILRRKSGTYIYAKVEMYPFSFKDLIDVSLATGTVTISVLDILLCYLCLIVAFFTFLTGLFSLYVCLDNPHMKDHENISLFSMQFASVSYIGLYAITQFCAFKSMPYHPVEYLGYIVKNIMEDIFCVVKKAWKFIY, from the exons AtgtatttgtttaaaaaggcCAAAGACTCTATTGTCAATTCGCTGCAATACGATAAGGCTTCCCCCCTTATGCGGCTAAGCGGCGTCTGTAAGGGGATCCTCCGAGCCACATTCCTTGTCTCCTTCGCGTTGCTCTCGCTAACTGTGTTAGCTATGTACTTGGAGCGGAACTTTTTTGCCAACAGAG ACCTGCTGAAGGCCCTCGCAGTGGAATCGCTCATCCTCTGTCTGTTGTCCCTAACCATcctgagaagaaaaagtggaaCCTACATTTATGCCAAAGTCGAGATGTaccctttttcctttaaggACTTGATTGACGTGTCACTGGCCACGGGGACGGTCACGATCTCGGTGCTGGACATCCTCCTG TGCTACCTTTGCCTCATTGTGGcgttcttcacctttttaacgG GGTTGTTTTCCCTTTATGTATGCCTAGACAACCCGCACATGAAGGACCACGAGAATATTAGCCTTTTCA GCATGCAATTTGCGTCCGTTTCGTACATCGGGCTGTACGCGATAACTCAGTTTTGTGCATTCAAATCTATGCCCTACCACCCAGTGGAATATTT GGGATATATAGTTAAAAACATCATGGAGGACATTTTCTGCGTCGTGAAAAAGGCGTGGAAGTTTATATACTAA
- a CDS encoding asparagine-tRNA ligase (putative): protein MKLARGVLLLWRMHMMTYLHKPILCYKQKGNCNLKLSQGAPRRERLAYVRSSALVGRRPSECFSNNCFSNNCLSSNCLPRSDFSFFYGTANRQNCYSTYEQIVHYIEQRRGEFSSCSSPSREATHPEAKTRRTIIDQNYTLIRGRVEHKVKQSKRIFLRLRQDGGVYLTCVYEKKGGCTEGEDDLYSYIKKIRNESVVDIVGRVKVHGDLIRCRVPFLESILNEKCIEVVVSSIRCISEAFDDVPLLVNEGRAFWAARTGGDSISGSDSMGAGDSMGGGDSMGGGDSMGGGDSMGGGGRIDGDGRIDGDGRIDGDGRIGGDGRIDGDGRIDGDGRIGGDDRIGGDDRIGGVARRPAKLNTSEVILKLQHPSLHHRHPMNHIVFQIKSRIAHQLREMLRRDGYTEVFTSKMVNLGGGGAHGEAPISVEENVGDSESINVEENVGDSESITVQQNVGDSEFINGEHTAEDAATGTRTTSSSVERRTRWQLNGSEGGSRCYKIEGEKVILAQSPQFYKQMLINADFEKIYEMNYSYRNEKFNTSRHLNEFLSLDIERVIYHNYYEIIIPMYELLKRLNEYLLKTFGEELSLISSSFGGHHFEPSKIPDSPFVLSFCEARDILDRYFSSSFRTTADHDYSPFDIQERGRKKSHALCNLPKGGIKILTHEEKDELMKRLSFEAPPGEMLHNVYFNQKVESIYQVHQGGVRTDGKPSSGQGNQHDESVYAFLNGYNRDELYKRLLLSLNRLYDGGTAENESVDTNDTASAGENDAQVECKYSLLNLLRKNPQEGDNKLCLTESMQSKELKERYVNSPDFTNEELQFLHQFLKKNFDVDLFIIDQYPWHLRPYYTAHNLYDIRFTNSFDFFYKGVEIISGSQRINHLPILLFKVVNTFRSVENPQRELSCELSISEKTNFSLSDYLKKCEKLIYSDSTLSKYINSFRFASKPHGGLALGLERYLLAALNLGNVKRAVFCD from the exons ATGAAACTTGCAAGGGGGGTGCTCCTCCTGTGGCGCATGCACATGATGACGTACCTGCACAAGCCCATCCTCTGCTACAAGCAGAAAGGAAACTGCAACTTAAAATTAAGTCAAGGAGCCCCTAGGAGAGAACGCCTGGCCTATGTTAGAAGTTCAGCGTTAGTGGGGCGGAGGCCCAGCGAGTGCTTTAGCAACAACTGCTTTAGCAACAACTGCCTTAGTAGCAACTGCCTTCCCCGAA GtgacttttcctttttctatGGAACTGCAAATCGCCAAAATTGCTACTCGACGTATGAACAGATAGTCCACTACATTGAGCAGAGACGAGGGGAATTCTCTTCGTGTAGTAGTCCCTCTAGGGAAGCTACTCATCCAGAAGCAAAAACGAGGAGGACTATTATCGACCAGAATTACACTCTCATTAGAGGAAGGGTGGAACACAAAGTGAAGCAATCTAAAAGGATTTTCCTTCGCCTCAGACAAGACGGGGGAGTTTATCTCACCTGtgtgtatgaaaaaaaaggaggatgTACTGAAGGGGAGGATGATCTGTATagctatataaaaaagatacGAAACGAAAGTGTGGTTGATATTGTTGGACGTGTGAAGGTACATGGTGATTTGATCAGATGTagggttccctttttggaaagCATACTAAATGAGAAGTGCATAGAGGTAGTCGTGAGCAGCATCCGATGTATTTCAGAAGCGTTTGACGATGTGCCCTTGTTGGTGAACGAGGGCAGGGCCTTTTGGGCGGCACGCACAGGTGGTGACAGCATCAGTGGAAGTGACAGCATGGGTGCAGGTGACAGCATGGGTGGAGGTGACAGCATGGGTGGAGGTGACAGCATGGGTGGAGGTGACAGCATGGGTGGAGGTGGCCGCATCGATGGAGATGGCCGCATAGATGGAGATGGCCGCATAGATGGAGATGGCCGCATCGGTGGAGATGGCCGCATAGATGGAGATGGCCGCATCGATGGAGATGGCCGCATCGGTGGAGATGACCGCATCGGTGGAGATGACCGCATCGGGGGTGTTGCCCGCCGGCCCGCTAAGCTAAACACCAGCGAAGTCATCCTGAAGCTGCAACACCCCAGCCTCCACCACAGGCACCCCATGAACCACATCGTGTTCCAAATTAAGAGCCGAATTGCGCACCAGTTGAGGGAGATGCTGCGGCGGGATGGGTACACGGAGGTGTTCACGTCCAAGATGGTTAACctcggggggggaggcgccCATGGGGAAGCGCCTATCAGTGTGGAGGAGAACGTAGGTGACTCGGAATCCATCAATGTGGAGGAGAACGTAGGTGACTCGGAATCCATCACTGTGCAGCAGAACGTAGGTGACTCGGAATTCATCAATGGGGAACACACTGCAGAAGACGCTGCTACCGGCACGCGCACTACCTCCTCTTCCGTGGAACGACGCACCCGTTGGCAACTGAACGGATCGGAAGGAGGCTCCAGGTGCTACAAAATcgagggagaaaaagtgaTACTAGCCCAGAGTCCCCAATTTTACAAGCAAATGCTAATTAACGCAGATTTTGAGAAAATCTACGAGATGAACTACTCCTACAGAAATGAGAAATTCAACACATCCAGGCACCTGAACGAGTTCCTTTCGTTAGACATAGAGAGAGTAATCTATCACAATTACTACGAAATAATTATCCCCATGTATGAGCTGTTGAAACGATTAAATGAGTACCTACTTAAGACTTTTGGGGAGGAGTTAAGCTTGATAAGCTCTTCTTTTGGAGGTCACCATTTTGAGCCCAGCAAAATTCCCGATTCTCCTTTTGTGCTCTCCTTTTGCGAAGCTAGAGACATACTAGACAGATATTTCTCAAGCTCGTTCAGAACTACTGCTGATCATGATTACTCTCCATTTGACATACAAGaacgggggaggaagaagtcaCACGCATTATGCAACTTACCCAAGGGGGGTATAAAAATTCTCACCCATGAGGAAAAGGATGAATTGATGAAAAGGCTATCATTTGAGGCACCCCCTGGTGAAATGCTACACAACGTATACTTTAATCAGAAGGTGGAGAGCATATACCAGGTGCACCAGGGAGGTGTCCGCACTGATGGGAAGCCATCCTCAGGGCAAGGGAACCAACACGACGAGAGTGTCTACGCCTTCCTAAACGGGTACAACCGAGACGAGCTCTACAAAAGGTTGCTACTATCTCTTAACCGCTTATATGATGGAGGTACCGCGGAAAATGAGTCAGTTGACACAAACGACACAGCATCCGCTGGAGAAAACGATGCACAGGTCGAATGCAAATACTCCTTGTTGAACCTGCTACGCAAGAACCCACAGGAAGGAGACAACAAACTGTGTCTAACCGAATCGATGCAAAGCAAAGAGTTAAAGGAAAGGTACGTGAACTCTCCCGACTTCACCAATGAAGAGCTGCAATTCCTACACCagtttctaaaaaaaaattttgacgTGGATCTATTCATAATCGATCAGTACCCATGGCACCTCAGACCATACTACACAGCACACAACCTCTACGACATTAGGTTTACGAACagctttgattttttctacaaGGGAGTCGAAATTATTTCCGGCAGTCAGCGAATCAACCACttgcccattttgctatTCAAAGTAGTGAACACCTTTCGATCGGTAGAGAACCCACAGAGGGAACTCTCCTGTGAATTATCCATCTCGGAGAAGACCaacttttccctttcggATTACCTCAAGAAATGTGAAAAGCTAATATACAGCGACTCCACTTTAAGTAAGTACATCAAttcgtttcgttttgcttcGAAACCCCATGGGGGGTTGGCGCTCGGCTTGGAACGCTACCTGCTGGCTGCGCTCAACCTGGGGAATGTGAAGCGCGCCGTTTTTTGCGACTGA
- a CDS encoding ribose 5-phosphate epimerase (putative), with protein MTIGLGTGTTVFYVLERIEKLIRNGKIKDVVCIPTSIDTEIKAKNLGIPLTTLKKNSHIDIAIDGADEIDMNLNLVKGRGGALVREKLVASSASVFIIIVDESKLCMNGLGTTGAVPIEILSFGHEKIIQNLLKISSLENCKYKLREKNGEVYITDNKNYIVDFYFANPIEDLLDTCHKIKMTTGVVDHGIFVNMTSVALISKQDGTVVKLDKQAGS; from the exons ATGACGATAGGGCTCGGGACTGGTACCACTGTATTTTATGTACTTGAGCGAATCGAGAAGTTAATTCGAAATGGGAAGATCAAAGATGTGGTGTGCATCCCCACTAGCATCGACACGGAGATAAAG GCCAAAAATTTGGGCATCCCCCTGACGACGCTGAAAAAGAATTCGCACATCGACATAGCCATAGACGGTGCCGACGAAATTGACATGAACCTAAATTTGGTCAAAGGTCGAGGCGGGGCCCTCGTGAGGGAGAAGTTAGTTGCCTCCAGTGCATCCGTTTTTATAATT ATTGTCGACGAATCAAAACTCTGCATGAACGGCCTGGGCACGACAGGAGCAGTGCCGATTGAAATCCTCTCCTTTGGACATGAGAAGATTATCCAGAATCTGCTCAAAATCTCTTCCCTCGAAAACTGCAAATATAAGTTGCGGGAGAAGAACGGAGAGGTGTACATAACGGACAACAAAAACTACATCGTCGATTTTTACTTCGCCAATCCGATTGAGGATTTGCTGGACACGTGCCACAAGATAAAGATG ACCACTGGCGTTGTAGACCACGGCATTTTCGTAAACATGACGAGCGTGGCGCTGATAAGCAAACAGGACGGGACGGTCGTGAAGTTGGACAAGCAAGCAGGCAGTTGA